Proteins from one Pseudomonas sp. KBS0710 genomic window:
- the recR gene encoding recombination mediator RecR has protein sequence MSFSPLIRQLIDALRTLPGVGQKTAQRMALQLLERDRSGGTRLAQALSQAMTGVGHCRQCRTLTEEDLCPQCADPRRDDTLLCVVEGPMDVYAVEQTGYRGRYFVLKGHLSPLDGLGPEAIGIPQLVARIEEQGTFTEVILATNPTVEGEATAHYIAQLLTNKGLITSRIAHGVPLGGELELVDGGTLAHSFAGRKPIAL, from the coding sequence ATGAGCTTCAGCCCCCTGATTCGCCAACTGATCGACGCCCTGCGCACCTTGCCGGGCGTGGGCCAGAAAACCGCCCAGCGTATGGCGCTGCAACTGCTGGAGCGTGATCGCAGCGGTGGCACGCGGTTGGCCCAGGCCTTGAGCCAGGCCATGACCGGCGTCGGCCACTGCCGCCAGTGCCGCACCCTGACCGAAGAAGACCTGTGCCCGCAATGCGCCGACCCACGTCGCGACGACACCTTGCTGTGCGTCGTTGAAGGGCCGATGGACGTGTACGCCGTCGAGCAGACCGGCTATCGCGGGCGCTACTTCGTGCTCAAGGGGCACCTATCGCCGCTGGACGGCCTGGGCCCGGAAGCCATCGGCATCCCGCAACTGGTGGCACGCATTGAAGAGCAGGGCACGTTTACCGAAGTGATCCTGGCGACCAACCCAACGGTGGAGGGCGAGGCGACCGCGCATTACATCGCGCAGTTGCTGACCAACAAAGGCTTGATCACCTCGCGTATTGCCCATGGTGTGCCGTTGGGTGGCGAGCTGGAATTGGTGGATGGCGGCACGCTGGCGCACTCGTTTGCCGGTCGCAAGCCGATCGCGCTTTAA